The Candidatus Zymogenaceae bacterium genome includes a window with the following:
- a CDS encoding CvpA family protein — protein sequence MELNGIDIVIIIVLGASAIYSTVKGFVKDIFSLLAVILGIVAALVFYRMSAQLLEDVIASEEIRNTLSFAVIFLVVAVAVSIAGILVSKLIKSVELTFYDRLAGFAFGLLKGFLIVAVVVVVAISIMPRAAANSQLVPYVARAVDLVTDILPSEYRDSVDDTRDRLREFGDAIPEQEGASP from the coding sequence ATGGAGCTGAACGGCATTGACATCGTCATCATCATCGTACTCGGCGCCAGCGCCATATACAGCACCGTCAAGGGATTCGTCAAGGATATCTTTTCGCTGTTGGCGGTGATCCTTGGGATCGTCGCCGCTCTGGTTTTTTACCGCATGAGCGCCCAGCTCCTGGAAGACGTCATCGCTTCGGAAGAGATCAGAAACACCCTCAGCTTCGCCGTAATTTTTCTCGTCGTCGCCGTCGCCGTATCGATTGCGGGCATCCTGGTCTCGAAGCTCATCAAATCGGTGGAGCTGACGTTCTATGACCGTCTCGCCGGTTTCGCCTTCGGCCTGCTGAAGGGATTTCTCATCGTCGCGGTCGTCGTGGTTGTCGCAATATCGATCATGCCCCGGGCGGCGGCCAACTCCCAGCTTGTCCCATACGTAGCCCGGGCCGTCGACCTGGTCACCGACATACTCCCCTCCGAGTACCGTGATTCCGTCGACGATACCAGGGACCGCCTCCGGGAATTCGGCGACGCCATCCCGGAACAGGAAGGCGCCTCCCCCTGA
- the ilvE gene encoding branched-chain-amino-acid transaminase, with the protein MKAWINGEFTGWDNATVPILSHSFGRGSAIFEVVDIVTTASGPAFFGLTEHIDRMYNTADLTFMTLPLTKDELTEAILSTARENNVKSGVCKFFAYYPLIEFNAVPQNPQVDVAVFCVDYDAYNIKQEELSKPVTVGISSFRKLHPDTVPVHAKVVGNYVSFFLAKMEMKKAGYDDVIMLDTRGYIAEGATSNVFFVRGGKLVTPTLDNILPGVTRRAVLTIARDTGYNVSETDISPEDLSDMDEAFFCGSLAKILPIKSIDGKAIGKACPGPVTCDLKERLTDMFSGKIPQYTDWLTHI; encoded by the coding sequence ATGAAAGCGTGGATAAACGGTGAATTCACAGGATGGGACAATGCGACGGTCCCGATACTCTCACACAGCTTCGGCCGGGGATCGGCCATTTTCGAGGTGGTGGACATCGTGACGACCGCCTCGGGACCGGCGTTTTTCGGGCTGACGGAACATATCGACCGCATGTACAACACCGCCGATCTGACATTCATGACGCTCCCCCTGACGAAGGACGAGCTGACCGAGGCGATCCTCTCAACCGCCAGAGAAAACAACGTTAAGAGCGGCGTGTGTAAGTTTTTCGCCTACTACCCCCTCATCGAGTTCAACGCCGTGCCCCAGAACCCCCAGGTGGATGTGGCGGTGTTCTGCGTCGATTACGATGCGTACAATATCAAACAGGAGGAGCTCTCAAAGCCTGTGACCGTGGGAATCTCGTCGTTTCGAAAGCTCCACCCCGACACCGTCCCGGTGCACGCGAAGGTGGTGGGAAACTACGTCAGCTTCTTCCTGGCGAAGATGGAGATGAAAAAGGCAGGGTATGACGACGTGATCATGCTCGATACCAGGGGATACATTGCCGAGGGCGCCACATCGAACGTCTTTTTCGTGAGGGGTGGAAAACTCGTAACGCCGACCCTGGATAATATCCTGCCGGGAGTCACCCGACGGGCGGTGTTGACTATCGCACGGGACACTGGATACAATGTTTCGGAAACAGACATATCGCCCGAGGATCTGTCCGACATGGACGAGGCGTTTTTCTGCGGCAGCCTGGCGAAGATTTTACCCATCAAATCCATCGATGGCAAGGCGATCGGGAAGGCATGTCCCGGCCCCGTTACCTGCGACCTCAAGGAGCGCTTAACGGATATGTTCTCCGGGAAGATTCCTCAGTATACAGACTGGCTCACGCATATATAG
- a CDS encoding acyl-CoA dehydrogenase family protein, whose amino-acid sequence MEYGIFSSEHNQFRDQLRKFFADKVAPHYEEWDAKREIPRSIWKEMGKMGFLGFCYDPAYGGVGADHLFRVVMAEELARCGVSGFGVAVAGHNDMGTAYINLLGTDEQKKRWLTPCTTGDAVCAIAVTEPGAGSDVAAISTRAEKKGDSYVINGQKTFITNGYYGDIMVVAVKTDPKAEPPFKGISLIIVEKGTPGFTASKLEKIGAHCSDTAELFFEDVTVPKENLLGEEGSGFYAIMQNFQLERLVIGALSVETAQLVLEQTIEYTKERSAFGKPLSKFQAVRHKLVDMATEIELNRALVYQCAHAYSRGEDVTREISMAKAASGEMVNRVVYQGTQLFGGYGYMSEYQVARMYTDVRAVSIAGGATEIMKEIIARLMGI is encoded by the coding sequence ATGGAGTATGGTATCTTTTCCAGCGAACACAATCAATTTCGCGATCAGCTCAGGAAGTTTTTTGCCGACAAGGTGGCCCCCCACTACGAGGAATGGGACGCCAAACGGGAAATACCCCGTTCAATCTGGAAGGAAATGGGCAAAATGGGATTTCTCGGTTTCTGTTACGATCCGGCGTACGGCGGCGTGGGCGCGGACCATCTGTTTCGGGTGGTGATGGCCGAGGAGTTGGCGCGGTGCGGTGTATCCGGATTCGGTGTCGCCGTGGCGGGACACAACGACATGGGAACCGCGTATATCAACCTTCTGGGGACAGACGAGCAGAAAAAACGATGGCTCACTCCCTGTACCACGGGTGATGCGGTGTGCGCCATCGCCGTCACCGAGCCGGGGGCGGGGTCGGACGTGGCGGCCATTTCGACCAGGGCGGAAAAAAAGGGGGACAGCTATGTCATAAACGGCCAGAAGACATTTATCACCAACGGATATTACGGTGACATAATGGTGGTGGCGGTCAAGACCGACCCGAAGGCCGAGCCGCCCTTCAAAGGCATCTCCCTGATTATAGTGGAGAAGGGAACCCCCGGTTTTACCGCCAGCAAGCTTGAGAAGATCGGCGCCCACTGCTCGGACACCGCGGAGCTTTTCTTCGAGGATGTGACCGTCCCCAAGGAGAATCTGCTCGGCGAGGAGGGATCGGGATTTTACGCCATCATGCAGAACTTTCAGCTTGAGCGGTTGGTGATCGGAGCTCTCTCCGTCGAAACGGCGCAGCTCGTTTTGGAACAGACCATCGAGTACACCAAAGAGCGATCCGCATTCGGCAAGCCCCTGTCGAAGTTTCAGGCGGTGCGGCATAAGCTTGTTGACATGGCGACGGAAATCGAGTTGAACCGGGCGCTGGTATATCAGTGCGCACATGCCTATTCACGGGGCGAGGATGTCACCCGGGAGATATCGATGGCGAAGGCCGCATCCGGTGAAATGGTCAATCGGGTCGTGTATCAGGGAACGCAGCTTTTCGGCGGGTACGGATACATGAGCGAATATCAGGTGGCCCGGATGTATACGGATGTGCGTGCCGTCAGCATTGCGGGCGGGGCCACGGAGATCATGAAGGAGATCATCGCCCGGTTGATGGGAATATAA
- a CDS encoding long-chain-fatty-acid--CoA ligase → MRVGDMVTRAARWYPDKEAVVFEETRLTYREFNERVNRLAHALLKLGVKSQDRVVLICHNSNHYAESVFAIAKIGAVSTNLNWRLSAKELAFLVNDSGAKICLFSNRFAHLFEPMREQLKKKLTFIAIDGAAGEDMEDYEKLIVEQPTDEPEVSVSMKDVVLQLYTSGTTGRPKGVMLTHENMFANAISTLIEMEMTRDINVLGLLPIFHVAVFVLINLVLIGGKVTFVHSFDPAEILALIDREKITAVGFTPVIFKFLLDHPDIDKYSLKSLTQVIYATAPMPVELLKRSLKKFQCDFLQFFGMTETSPTLTMLLPEDHILDGPEHLVRRLGSAGRPVINVEVRVVDPEGNDCEPGVVGEIIGTGKNVMKGYHKMPEETKAAIRDGWYYTGDMGYFDEYGYLYIADRKKDMIISGGENIYPREVEEAILLMDGVHEVAVIGVPDDAWGEAVKAIVVKMPDANLTEEMVIDHCKENIASYKKPKSVEFVDMLPRSALGKVLKHELRAAYWEGRDRKV, encoded by the coding sequence ATGCGTGTTGGAGACATGGTGACCCGGGCGGCGCGCTGGTACCCGGATAAGGAGGCGGTGGTCTTTGAGGAAACCCGGCTGACCTACAGGGAGTTCAACGAGCGGGTCAACAGGCTGGCCCACGCGTTATTGAAACTGGGAGTGAAGTCCCAGGATCGTGTGGTGTTAATCTGCCACAATTCCAACCACTATGCCGAGTCGGTGTTCGCCATCGCAAAAATCGGCGCCGTATCCACGAATCTGAACTGGCGACTCTCCGCGAAGGAACTTGCCTTTCTGGTGAACGACTCCGGGGCGAAGATATGCCTGTTTTCAAACCGATTTGCCCACCTGTTCGAACCCATGCGTGAACAGCTCAAGAAGAAGCTGACGTTCATCGCCATAGACGGCGCTGCGGGCGAGGACATGGAAGACTACGAAAAGCTGATCGTAGAGCAACCCACGGATGAGCCGGAGGTTTCGGTGAGCATGAAGGATGTGGTGCTGCAGCTCTACACCAGCGGGACGACGGGACGGCCCAAGGGGGTGATGCTGACCCACGAAAACATGTTCGCCAACGCCATATCCACGCTTATCGAGATGGAGATGACCCGGGATATCAATGTGCTGGGATTGCTGCCGATCTTTCACGTTGCCGTATTCGTGCTTATTAACCTGGTACTGATAGGTGGGAAGGTGACGTTCGTTCACAGCTTCGACCCGGCGGAGATCTTGGCTCTCATCGATCGGGAGAAGATAACGGCTGTGGGATTCACCCCGGTCATCTTCAAGTTTCTCCTGGATCATCCGGATATCGACAAGTATAGTCTTAAGAGTCTCACACAGGTTATTTATGCCACCGCGCCCATGCCGGTGGAGCTGCTCAAGCGGTCTTTAAAAAAGTTTCAGTGTGATTTTCTCCAGTTCTTCGGCATGACCGAGACCAGCCCCACGTTAACGATGCTGCTCCCCGAAGACCATATCCTCGACGGGCCGGAACACCTGGTCCGGCGTCTCGGCTCCGCGGGAAGGCCGGTCATCAATGTAGAGGTGCGGGTGGTGGACCCGGAGGGAAATGACTGCGAGCCGGGAGTCGTCGGGGAGATCATCGGGACCGGTAAAAACGTCATGAAGGGGTATCATAAGATGCCCGAGGAAACGAAGGCGGCCATCCGGGACGGCTGGTATTATACCGGAGACATGGGCTACTTCGATGAATACGGGTATCTCTACATCGCCGACAGGAAAAAAGACATGATCATCTCCGGGGGGGAGAACATCTATCCTCGGGAGGTGGAGGAGGCGATTCTTCTGATGGACGGAGTCCACGAGGTTGCGGTCATCGGCGTGCCGGACGACGCTTGGGGGGAAGCGGTCAAGGCGATCGTCGTGAAAATGCCGGATGCGAATCTGACCGAGGAGATGGTCATTGATCACTGCAAGGAAAATATCGCAAGCTATAAGAAGCCAAAGAGCGTCGAATTCGTAGACATGCTTCCCAGGAGCGCCCTGGGCAAGGTCCTCAAGCACGAGCTTCGGGCGGCGTACTGGGAGGGACGCGACCGTAAGGTCTGA
- a CDS encoding enoyl-CoA hydratase/isomerase family protein, with product MSDCLVLTDREGSTRIVTINRDEKRNALNEPMLYALKEAFEEIARDTDARCVIVRGAGKGFCAGIDFTFLAGLGLAGGTGPYVRAKIDEGQRIINLIADFEKPVIFALHEFCYGFGLELALTGDFRIARKGTSIGIQETSVGFVPDMGGVTRLVELVGPTRAKELIYTARVVDAEAALTMGLVSYVVPDEMERSLALADEIAKNAPLAVGIAKTLINRYGKEDNRTYMMLEALAQTTLMQTKDAGEGVAAKIERRPARFIGS from the coding sequence ATGTCAGACTGTCTGGTGCTCACCGACCGCGAAGGATCGACGAGAATCGTCACCATCAATCGGGACGAAAAACGAAACGCCCTCAATGAGCCGATGTTATACGCCCTGAAAGAGGCATTCGAAGAAATCGCCAGAGACACGGACGCCCGGTGCGTCATCGTCCGGGGTGCGGGAAAAGGATTCTGCGCCGGGATAGACTTCACATTCCTTGCCGGCCTGGGTCTGGCCGGCGGCACCGGCCCGTACGTCCGGGCAAAGATCGATGAGGGTCAGCGGATCATCAACCTCATCGCCGATTTTGAAAAACCGGTTATCTTCGCGCTCCATGAATTCTGCTATGGATTCGGACTGGAGCTGGCCCTGACAGGGGACTTCCGCATCGCCAGGAAGGGAACAAGCATCGGCATCCAGGAAACGTCCGTGGGCTTCGTGCCGGACATGGGGGGTGTCACCCGGCTTGTGGAGCTGGTGGGACCTACCCGGGCCAAGGAACTCATCTATACCGCACGAGTCGTCGACGCCGAGGCCGCCCTTACAATGGGCCTTGTCTCCTACGTGGTGCCCGACGAGATGGAGCGCTCCCTGGCCCTGGCGGACGAGATCGCAAAAAACGCCCCCCTTGCAGTGGGAATAGCAAAGACCCTCATCAATCGATACGGGAAAGAAGACAACCGTACCTATATGATGCTTGAGGCGTTGGCCCAAACGACCCTCATGCAAACAAAAGACGCCGGCGAGGGCGTCGCCGCGAAGATCGAACGGCGGCCGGCCCGGTTCATCGGATCGTAA
- the glgC gene encoding glucose-1-phosphate adenylyltransferase, which produces MNVLAVVLAGGKGERLYPLTRDRAKPGVPFGGCYRIIDFTLSNCANSGVRNIVILTQYKSFSLDRHIQLGWNFFSHELNEYVYIIPAQQRVSEEWYLGTADAVYQNIYTLEQARPRLTLILSGDHVYSMDYRGMIGFHQLAGADLTVAAIPMPKETSRMFGVMVVDKNYRIIGFQEKPKNPDSIPGKPDMILASMGIYVFNTDVLVRGVTDDAKDRNSSHDFGKDIIPSMIGEKKVFAYPFIDEKNGAPGYWRDVGTVEAYWEAHMDLISRNSEFSLMNRDWPIYTYEPPTPPAKIVSTGMQGEGMKNCIIAGGSFIAGSRVANSVVGRNVTIKEGAIVEESIIMDRVTVGTDARLKRVIVDKNVIIPPETIIDPEIITGVSPYDTRPSGITIIPKGMRFD; this is translated from the coding sequence ATGAATGTGTTGGCCGTTGTCCTTGCTGGAGGGAAGGGCGAGCGATTGTATCCCCTTACCCGGGATCGGGCCAAGCCTGGAGTCCCCTTCGGCGGTTGTTATCGAATAATAGATTTTACCCTCTCCAACTGCGCCAACTCCGGCGTACGCAACATCGTCATCCTCACCCAGTACAAGTCCTTTTCCCTGGACCGGCACATACAACTCGGGTGGAACTTCTTCTCCCACGAGTTGAATGAGTATGTGTATATCATTCCCGCCCAGCAGCGGGTCAGCGAAGAGTGGTACCTGGGGACCGCCGACGCGGTGTATCAGAACATCTATACCCTGGAGCAGGCCCGGCCCCGTCTCACCCTTATTCTCTCGGGCGATCATGTATACAGCATGGATTACCGGGGAATGATCGGTTTTCATCAGCTTGCCGGGGCGGATCTGACGGTGGCGGCCATACCGATGCCGAAGGAAACCTCCCGGATGTTCGGCGTTATGGTGGTGGATAAGAACTATCGCATCATAGGTTTTCAGGAAAAACCGAAAAACCCCGACAGCATACCGGGGAAGCCGGATATGATCCTCGCCTCTATGGGCATTTACGTCTTCAATACCGATGTGTTGGTTCGCGGCGTCACCGATGACGCCAAGGATAGAAACAGCAGTCATGACTTCGGCAAGGATATTATTCCGTCGATGATCGGCGAAAAAAAAGTGTTCGCCTATCCGTTTATTGACGAAAAGAACGGCGCCCCCGGATACTGGAGGGATGTGGGGACCGTTGAGGCGTACTGGGAGGCGCACATGGACCTCATCAGTCGCAATTCGGAGTTTTCCCTTATGAATCGCGATTGGCCCATTTATACCTACGAGCCTCCCACGCCGCCGGCCAAAATCGTCTCCACAGGTATGCAGGGTGAAGGGATGAAAAACTGCATTATCGCCGGCGGGAGCTTTATCGCCGGCTCCCGGGTGGCGAACTCCGTGGTGGGCCGAAACGTCACAATCAAGGAAGGGGCGATCGTGGAGGAATCCATCATTATGGATCGCGTGACCGTCGGCACCGATGCGAGGCTGAAGCGGGTCATCGTCGACAAGAACGTGATCATTCCCCCGGAGACGATCATAGATCCTGAAATTATAACGGGTGTCTCTCCGTATGACACCCGCCCGTCCGGCATCACCATCATCCCCAAGGGTATGCGGTTTGATTGA
- a CDS encoding response regulator — translation MPKVLIVDDDKNIGMLYREELIEAGYDVEIVQNGKECIERLESYTPDLIIMDIRMPEMDGIEALGRIIAQRKDIPVILNSAYSSYKDDFRSWGADAYLVKSSDLSELKKTIAEMIDKKQAQ, via the coding sequence ATGCCGAAGGTGCTTATCGTTGACGACGATAAAAACATCGGGATGCTCTATCGTGAGGAGCTGATCGAGGCGGGATATGATGTGGAGATCGTCCAGAACGGCAAGGAATGTATTGAGAGGCTGGAGTCATATACGCCCGACCTCATCATTATGGATATCCGTATGCCGGAAATGGACGGCATCGAAGCGTTGGGAAGGATAATCGCCCAGAGAAAGGATATCCCGGTCATTCTCAATTCCGCCTATTCATCATACAAGGACGACTTCAGAAGCTGGGGAGCCGATGCCTACCTGGTGAAATCCTCCGATCTGAGCGAGCTGAAGAAGACCATCGCCGAAATGATAGATAAAAAACAGGCCCAATAG